The Mycobacterium seoulense genome has a window encoding:
- a CDS encoding DUF4267 domain-containing protein has product MTTIIIGYSLAGLLAAGIIFIGARFLVAPRVAAAGYGVLPDLDQPGANAYLSVKGVRDIATGLLVIVLMVAGATHLVAWAMLAATVIPLADAVIVLRNGGSKSIAWGVHGVTAAVMLVTTALLLAS; this is encoded by the coding sequence ATGACCACCATCATCATTGGCTACAGTCTCGCCGGGCTCCTCGCCGCGGGCATCATCTTCATCGGCGCACGGTTTCTCGTCGCCCCGCGCGTTGCCGCCGCCGGCTATGGCGTACTACCGGATCTGGACCAGCCGGGCGCGAACGCCTATCTGAGCGTCAAGGGGGTGCGCGACATCGCGACAGGCCTGCTCGTCATCGTCCTGATGGTCGCGGGCGCGACACATCTCGTCGCCTGGGCGATGTTGGCCGCCACAGTCATTCCGCTCGCCGACGCCGTTATCGTGTTACGCAACGGCGGCTCGAAGTCGATCGCCTGGGGAGTCCATGGCGTGACCGCCGCCGTCATGCTCGTCACGACCGCGCTCCTGCTCGCGTCGTAG
- a CDS encoding PPOX class F420-dependent oxidoreductase, which yields MNRLSTPAHIYLVAVTAAVGAVTAGIGIWCLVDPNSFARAVGFDAHRHFLHDVGAFQLGLGATLLLAVIWADALATALAGFMVANTVHTVNHVVDLDVGGSVGQAWALGVVSVALAFAFVLRLRQLGYVLGSVGTAANPALAPFVRQKTIALTTFRKDGTPGSSPVSIVVDGDHAYFRSFERAVKVRRIRRNPDVEFGPATASGKPTGATLPGRVRLLEGPEYQRAARLLRQKYPLLHGVLVPTAHRLMRSKYGRTVHAELTPLSESQR from the coding sequence ATGAATCGCTTGAGCACGCCGGCGCACATCTACCTGGTCGCGGTGACAGCGGCAGTGGGGGCGGTCACCGCCGGGATCGGGATCTGGTGCCTCGTCGACCCGAATTCCTTTGCCCGTGCCGTCGGATTCGACGCGCACCGGCACTTCTTACATGACGTGGGCGCGTTCCAGCTGGGTCTGGGCGCGACCCTGCTACTGGCCGTGATCTGGGCGGACGCGTTGGCCACGGCGCTCGCCGGATTCATGGTGGCGAACACCGTGCACACGGTGAACCACGTTGTGGACCTCGACGTCGGCGGTTCCGTCGGGCAAGCGTGGGCGCTCGGCGTGGTGTCAGTTGCCCTCGCCTTCGCGTTTGTCCTGCGACTACGTCAACTCGGCTACGTTCTGGGTTCCGTTGGGACGGCAGCCAATCCGGCATTGGCGCCATTCGTGCGTCAGAAGACCATCGCGCTCACCACCTTTCGCAAGGACGGAACCCCCGGCTCCAGTCCGGTCAGCATTGTGGTGGACGGAGACCACGCCTACTTCCGAAGTTTCGAACGGGCCGTCAAAGTGCGACGAATCCGGCGTAATCCGGACGTCGAATTTGGTCCGGCAACGGCATCTGGCAAGCCGACGGGGGCCACGCTCCCAGGCCGCGTGCGTCTGCTGGAGGGGCCTGAATATCAGCGGGCGGCACGTCTGCTGCGGCAGAAATATCCGTTGCTGCATGGCGTCCTGGTGCCGACTGCACACCGGCTCATGCGGTCCAAGTATGGCCGCACGGTCCACGCGGAATTGACTCCGTTGTCTGAATCTCAGCGATAG
- a CDS encoding NIPSNAP family protein, producing the protein MFQLRIYTLRSPEALQQYAAIHWARHLETFPAFGVTTHGVWTEASDGANRLVALIGYPPGADPEQVTRQVMASPEFAADMAGFNLDEIVDVQSIPLDPTPFSPIHQRTQEGSK; encoded by the coding sequence ATGTTTCAGCTCAGGATCTACACCCTGCGATCACCAGAAGCCCTGCAGCAGTATGCGGCAATTCACTGGGCCCGCCACCTGGAAACCTTCCCGGCATTCGGCGTGACCACCCACGGTGTGTGGACCGAGGCGAGCGACGGCGCGAATCGACTCGTCGCGCTGATCGGCTATCCACCGGGCGCGGACCCCGAACAAGTGACCCGACAGGTCATGGCCAGCCCGGAATTCGCCGCCGACATGGCCGGCTTCAATCTCGACGAGATCGTCGACGTTCAGTCGATACCGCTTGACCCGACACCGTTTTCACCCATTCACCAGCGAACCCAGGAGGGCTCGAAATGA
- a CDS encoding DUF1772 domain-containing protein has protein sequence MNLDVITRAAAMIAVLGTAVVYGTDVFCAIVLRPALALVDDSALVAVTGSVHRYGDRRMPVPGVLGVVAAATSAVLAMVAAQRMQAIAAGAALILLLGWIVLYARVSAPINRQLTAAADAGQPLPNGRALQAKWDRVINARATLQGLAVAALCVVLMV, from the coding sequence ATGAACCTGGACGTCATCACACGGGCCGCCGCAATGATCGCGGTGCTGGGCACCGCGGTCGTCTACGGCACCGACGTGTTCTGCGCGATCGTGCTGCGACCGGCCTTGGCATTGGTCGACGACAGTGCGTTGGTCGCGGTCACGGGGAGTGTCCATCGATACGGAGACCGGCGCATGCCGGTGCCCGGGGTGCTCGGGGTTGTCGCCGCCGCGACGAGCGCGGTGCTGGCCATGGTCGCCGCACAGCGGATGCAGGCCATCGCCGCGGGCGCCGCGCTGATCCTCCTGCTGGGGTGGATTGTGCTCTACGCGCGGGTGAGCGCACCCATCAATCGACAACTCACCGCGGCCGCCGACGCGGGCCAGCCGCTACCGAACGGGCGTGCGCTGCAAGCCAAGTGGGACCGAGTCATCAACGCCCGCGCGACGTTGCAAGGCCTGGCAGTAGCGGCCTTGTGCGTGGTGCTGATGGTCTGA
- a CDS encoding DUF899 domain-containing protein yields the protein MSSQHPALPPVVDQQTWRRALDELRKREKAATHELDAIAAQRRRLPMVELADYVLVGADGPIRLVDVFAGRSQLIVYHHMWSDGAEWQCGGCTGFTSQFTRLEFLENYDARFVIVTNGPIEEALAYKRKVGNRMEWYSSSESSFAADMDAPPGGGFGVNVFLRDGDTVYRTWHTNGRGTEQLSHTFGLIDILPWGRQEEWLDSPEGWPSRPTYSGWLGAPDIAAAYGPRDDS from the coding sequence ATGTCGTCCCAACACCCGGCCCTGCCGCCAGTCGTCGATCAGCAAACTTGGCGCCGCGCACTGGATGAATTGCGCAAACGGGAGAAGGCCGCCACCCACGAACTGGATGCGATCGCCGCCCAGCGTCGGCGCCTGCCGATGGTCGAACTTGCCGACTATGTGCTGGTCGGCGCCGACGGGCCGATCCGCCTGGTCGACGTGTTCGCCGGCCGATCGCAGCTCATCGTCTACCACCACATGTGGTCGGACGGCGCCGAATGGCAGTGCGGCGGGTGCACCGGCTTCACGTCGCAATTCACCCGCCTCGAGTTCCTCGAGAATTACGACGCCCGGTTCGTCATCGTCACCAACGGACCGATCGAGGAAGCCCTGGCCTACAAACGGAAGGTCGGCAACCGCATGGAGTGGTACTCGTCCTCGGAAAGTTCCTTTGCCGCCGACATGGACGCGCCACCCGGCGGGGGCTTCGGGGTCAACGTGTTCCTGCGCGATGGAGACACCGTGTACCGCACGTGGCATACGAACGGCCGGGGCACCGAGCAACTCAGTCACACGTTCGGGCTGATCGACATCCTGCCCTGGGGACGGCAGGAGGAGTGGCTCGATTCACCTGAAGGGTGGCCCTCGCGCCCCACCTATTCGGGGTGGCTCGGCGCCCCCGACATTGCAGCCGCCTATGGCCCCAGGGATGACTCATGA
- a CDS encoding DUF167 domain-containing protein: protein MTDSVVVRVKPGSRKGPLVEVGPDGALTIYVREPAVDGKANDAVTRLLAAHLQLPRSRLELVSGTTSRLKRFRVSR, encoded by the coding sequence ATGACCGACTCCGTCGTCGTCAGGGTCAAGCCCGGCAGCCGAAAGGGACCCCTCGTCGAGGTCGGCCCCGACGGTGCGCTGACAATCTACGTTCGGGAGCCTGCAGTCGACGGCAAGGCCAATGACGCCGTCACCCGGCTGCTGGCAGCTCACCTTCAATTGCCCAGAAGCCGGCTCGAATTGGTATCCGGAACGACCTCACGGCTCAAACGTTTCCGCGTGAGCCGCTGA
- a CDS encoding acetylserotonin O-methyltransferase, translating to MASKVPPAKVARAVERARGHLSWLRQRFAPPAAVMMELILNAWVAQAITTAADLGVADALADGPLSGEQLADRLGADADALRRLMRALIGIGIFRQRSDGRYALTTLAATLRTDAPVSMAGMARWVGSPQHREHWSHLTDAIRTGHPVVPELRGKPVFEYLADEAELGGIFNSAMTNVSELAIVPLTAAYDFSAFGTIVDVGGGHGRLLAAILQTAPNSRGVLFDLPEVVAGGPELFRKYGVEDRVKIEEGSFFDSAPEGGDAYVLKNVIHDWPEDDAVRILKNVRVAARTGARLLLCEFVIPEHNRDFHGKWVDLEMLVVVGARERTAAEYGRLIDQAGFRLNRVVDTASPLSIVEATAV from the coding sequence TTGGCATCAAAGGTTCCGCCTGCCAAGGTCGCGCGAGCCGTCGAACGGGCCCGCGGCCACCTGTCATGGCTTCGCCAACGCTTCGCTCCGCCTGCGGCGGTGATGATGGAATTAATCCTGAATGCGTGGGTGGCTCAGGCGATCACGACCGCGGCGGATCTTGGCGTGGCGGACGCCCTCGCCGATGGGCCTCTGTCCGGCGAGCAACTGGCAGACCGGCTGGGCGCCGACGCCGACGCATTGAGGCGACTCATGCGCGCGTTGATCGGAATCGGAATCTTTCGCCAACGCAGCGACGGTCGCTACGCACTCACCACGCTCGCGGCGACATTGCGCACCGACGCACCCGTGTCAATGGCCGGGATGGCGCGATGGGTCGGGTCGCCTCAGCATCGCGAGCACTGGAGCCACCTCACCGACGCGATCCGGACCGGGCATCCGGTGGTGCCAGAACTCCGCGGCAAGCCGGTGTTCGAGTACCTGGCTGACGAAGCAGAGCTGGGTGGGATTTTCAACTCTGCCATGACCAATGTGTCCGAGTTGGCGATCGTGCCTTTGACCGCGGCCTACGACTTCAGTGCGTTCGGCACGATCGTCGATGTCGGGGGCGGACACGGTCGTCTGTTGGCGGCGATTCTGCAGACGGCTCCGAATTCCCGCGGTGTGCTGTTCGATCTTCCGGAGGTCGTCGCGGGCGGCCCAGAGTTGTTTCGCAAGTACGGTGTCGAGGACCGCGTCAAGATCGAAGAGGGGTCGTTCTTCGATTCCGCCCCGGAGGGCGGGGACGCGTATGTGCTCAAGAACGTCATCCATGACTGGCCCGAGGATGACGCGGTGCGCATCCTGAAGAACGTTCGCGTTGCGGCCCGCACCGGCGCGCGACTGTTGCTCTGTGAGTTCGTCATTCCGGAGCACAACCGCGACTTTCACGGCAAGTGGGTAGACCTCGAGATGCTGGTCGTCGTCGGCGCGCGCGAACGCACCGCGGCCGAGTATGGCCGGCTGATCGACCAAGCCGGCTTCCGGCTGAACCGCGTCGTCGACACCGCGTCGCCGCTCAGCATCGTCGAGGCGACGGCGGTGTAG
- a CDS encoding TetR-like C-terminal domain-containing protein, translating into MAIEDRRERERAARRRLIVTTARKLAEAEGWEAVTTRRLSTEIEYSQPVLYKHFSGMEHIADAVAVDGFGELADTLRAARAGAGAANDVLTRVADAYLDFARDNPAVYDAMFTRATNLRFAADDTPPQLEAAFAELRAAVGLVADEQDADTLTEVFWAAFHGLVTLTRAGRLRPGYESDRLQLLVNQFTSRREPTG; encoded by the coding sequence ATGGCTATCGAGGACCGTCGTGAGCGCGAGCGGGCCGCCCGGCGGCGGCTGATCGTCACAACCGCCCGCAAGTTGGCCGAGGCCGAAGGATGGGAGGCCGTCACCACCCGTCGCCTGTCCACCGAGATCGAGTACAGCCAGCCGGTGTTGTACAAGCACTTCAGCGGCATGGAACACATCGCTGACGCCGTCGCCGTCGACGGGTTTGGTGAGCTTGCCGATACGCTTCGGGCCGCCCGCGCCGGCGCCGGCGCGGCCAACGACGTCCTGACCCGGGTAGCGGACGCATATCTCGACTTCGCCCGGGACAACCCGGCGGTTTACGACGCGATGTTCACCCGCGCGACCAACTTGCGCTTTGCCGCCGATGACACACCGCCGCAGCTGGAAGCCGCCTTCGCCGAGCTGCGCGCGGCGGTCGGACTCGTCGCGGACGAACAGGATGCAGACACTCTCACCGAAGTGTTCTGGGCCGCATTCCACGGGCTGGTCACCCTTACCCGTGCCGGCCGACTACGCCCTGGCTACGAGTCGGACCGTTTGCAGTTGCTCGTCAACCAGTTCACCAGCAGACGGGAGCCGACGGGCTAG